Proteins co-encoded in one Nicotiana sylvestris chromosome 7, ASM39365v2, whole genome shotgun sequence genomic window:
- the LOC104221546 gene encoding aconitate hydratase, cytoplasmic: MYSNTARKYSSSAASSLLRRASSSSVSRPVASSSAAAHAPSSSSLCNQQQRFSSTFRSVRCSVPRWSHGIDWKSPISLTAQIRTAAPALNSFHRKLSTMAEKNPFKEILTALPKPGGGEFGKFYSLPALNDPRIEKLPYSIRILLESAIRNCDNFQVKKEDVEKIIDWENSAPKLVEIPFKPARVLLQDFTGVPAVVDLACMRDAMNNLGSDSDKINPLVPVDLVIDHSVQVDVARSENAVQANMELEFQRNKERFAFLKWGSNAFHNMLVVPPGSGIVHQVNLEYLGRVVFNRDGFLYPDSVVGTDSHTTMIDGLGVAGWGVGGIEAEAAMLGQPMSMVLPGVVGFKLSGKLRNGVTATDLVLTVTQMLRKHGVVGKFVEFYGDGMEGLSLADRATIANMSPEYGATMGFFPVDHVTLQYLKLTGRSDETIAMIEAYLRANKMFVDYNEPQQEKVYSSYLDLDLVNVEPCVSGPKRPHDRVPLKEMKSDWHACLDNKVGFKGFAVPKEVQDKVAKFDFHGQPAELKHGSVVIAAITSCTNTSNPSVMLGAALVAKKASELGLHVKPWVKTSLAPGSGVVTKYLLKSGLQKYLNQQGFNIVGYGCTTCIGNSGDLDESVASAISENDIVAAAVLSGNRNFEGRVHALTRANYLASPPLVVAYALAGTVDIDFEKDPIGVGKDGKDVYFRDIWPSTEEIAEVVQSSVLPDMFKSTYEAITKGNTMWNELSVPTAKLYSWDPNSTYIHEPPYFKGMTMDPPGPHGVKDAYCLLNFGDSITTDHISPAGSIHKDSPAARYLMERGVDRRDFNSYGSRRGNDEIMARGTFANIRLVNKLLNGEVGPKTVHIPTGEKLSVFDAAMKYKSAGQDTVILAGAEYGSGSSRDWAAKGPMLLGVKAVIAKSFERIHRSNLVGMGIVPLCFKAGEDADTLGLTGHERYTIDLPENISEIRPGQDVAVRTDTGKSFTCIVRFDTEVELAYFNHGGILPYVIRQLTKQ, encoded by the exons ATGTATAGTAATACCGCTCGCAAATACTCTTCTTCTGCCGCTTCTTCACTCTTGAGAAGAGCCTCTTCTTCTTCCGTTTCTAGACCAGTAGCTTCCTCTTCTGCTGCTGCTCACGCGCCTTCGTCTTCTTCACTCTGTAATCAGCAGCAGCGTTTCTCCTCCACGTTCCGGTCTGTGAGGTGCTCGGTGCCGCGGTGGAGCCACGGTATTGATTGGAAGTCTCCGATCAGTCTTACTGCTCAGATCAGGACCGCCGCCCCTGCTCTCAACAGCTTCCACCGAAAGCTCTCTACCATGG CTGAAAAGAACCCATTTAAGGAAATCCTCACTGCTCTTCCAAAGCCTGGAGGTGGTGAATTCGGAAAGTTCTATAGCCTACCTGCTCTCAACGATCCCAGGATTG AGAAGCTACCATACTCTATTAGGATTCTTCTCGAATCAGCAATTCGTAATTGTGACAACTTTCAAGTGAAAAAGGAAGATGTTGAAAAGATTATCGACTGGGAAAATTCTGCACCTAAGCTTGTGGAGATACCCTTCAAGCCTGCCCGTGTGCTGCTGCAG GATTTTACTGGTGTACCCGCTGTGGTGGACCTTGCTTGCATGCGTGATGCCATGAACAACCTCGGCAGCGATTCTGACAAGATCAATCCATTG GTTCCTGTTGACCTAGTTATTGATCACTCTGTTCAAGTTGATGTGGCAAGGTCAGAAAATGCAGTCCAGGCTAATATGGAGCTTGAATTCCAAAGGAACAAGGAGAGATTTGCCTTTCTTAAGTGGGGATCTAATGCTTTCCACAACATGCTTGTTGTTCCACCTGGGTCTGGTATTGTGCATCAG GTCAATCTTGAATATCTTGGAAGGGTTGTCTTTAATAGGGATGGGTTTCTCTACCCAGACAGCGTGGTCGGAACAGATTCCCACACAACCATGATTGATGGGCTAGGAGTTGCTGGCTGGGGTGTCGGAGGTATTGAAGCTGAAGCTGCTATGCTTGGCCAG CCAATGAGCATGGTGTTGCCTGGAGTTGTCGGGTTCAAGTTATCAGGGAAATTGCGAAATGGTGTAACTGCCACTGACCTTGTCCTGACTGTCACTCAAATGCTCAGGAAGCATGGTGTTGTCGGAAAGTTTGTTGAATTCTATG GTGATGGAATGGAAGGGCTATCTTTGGCTGACAGGGCCACCATTGCAAACATGTCTCCTGAATATGGTGCAACAATGGGTTTCTTCCCTGTAGATCATGTTACCCTGCAATATCTCAAGTTGACTGGGAGaagtgatgaaaca ATTGCAATGATAGAGGCGTATCTCCGTGCAAATAAGATGTTTGTCGACTATAATGAG CCTCAACAAGAAAAAGTGTATTCTTCTTATTTGGACCTAGACCTTGTGAACGTTGAACCATGTGTGTCAGGGCCAAAGAG ACCTCATGACCGTGTGCCTTTGAAAGAGATGAAGTCTGACTGGCAtgcttgccttgataacaaggtTGGATTCAAG GGATTTGCTGTGCCAAAAGAAGTGCAAGATAAAGTAGCTAAGTTTGACTTTCACGGGCAACCTGCAGAGCTCAAACATGGCAGTGTTGTGATTGCTGCTATCACAAGTTGCACAAATACATCCAATCCCAGTGTTATGCTAGGAGCAGCTCTTGTTGCCAAAAAGGCTTCTGAGCTGGGTCTACAT GTTAAACCATGGGTTAAAACAAGCCTTGCTCCAGGCTCTGGTGTTGTTACAAAATATTTACTCAAGAG TGGGCTACAGAAGTATCTAAATCAGCAGGGTTTCAACATTGTTGGCTATGGCTGCACCACTTGTATCGGTAATTCTGGGGACTTGGACGAATCTGTTGCTTCTGCCATATCAGAGAATG acattgttgctgctgctgtaCTCTCCGGAAACCGCAACTTTGAGGGGCGTGTTCATGCCCTGACAAGAGCAAACTATCTTGCTTCACCTCCTTTGGTGGTTGCCTATGCTCTTGCTGGCACG GTTGATATCGACTTTGAGAAAGATCCAATTGGGGTGGGAAAGGATGGTAAGGATGTGTACTTCAGGGATATATGGCCATCAACTGAAGAAATTGCTGAG GTTGTTCAATCAAGTGTATTGCCAGACATGTTCAAGAGTACTTATGAAGCTATTACAAAGGGCAATACCATGTGGAATGAATTATCTGTACCAACAGCAAAGCTGTACTCATGGGATCCTAATTCTACATACATTCATGAGCCACCATATTTCAAGGGTATGACCATGGATCCTCCTGGGCCCCATGGAGTGAAGGATGCCTACTGCTTGTTGAACTTTGGTGATAGTATTACCACGGATCACATTTCACCTGCTGGAAGCATTCATAAAGATAGCCCAGCCGCTAGGTACCTTATGGAGCGCGGTGTCGATCGCAGGGACTTCAACTCATATGGTAGCCGTCGTGGTAACGATGAAATTATGGCTAGGGGTACTTTCGCCAATATCCGCCTTGTGAACAAGCTGTTGAATGGGGAAGTTGGTCCAAAGACAGTCCACATTCCCACAGGAGAAAAACTCTCTGTGTTTGATGCTGCAATG AAATACAAATCTGCTGGGCAAGACACTGTTATCTTGGCTGGAGCTGAATATGGAAGTGGAAGCTCCCGAGATTGGGCTGCCAAGGGCCCAATGTTGTTG GGAGTTAAAGCTGTAATTGCTAAGAGCTTCGAGAGGATTCACCGCAGCAACTTGGTAGGAATGGGTATCGTGCCTCTATGTTTTAAGGCTGGGGAGGATGCAGATACACTTGGATTGACAGGTCACGAGCGATATACCATTGATCTTCCAGAAAATATTAGTGAGATCCGCCCAGGTCAAGACGTTGCTGTACGAACAGATACTGGAAAATCCTTCACTTGCATAGTGCGGTTCGACACCGAG GTGGAGTTGGCTTATTTCAACCATGGAGGTATTCTGCCATATGTCATTCGTCAGTTGACTAAGCAATAA